A window of the Lactuca sativa cultivar Salinas chromosome 7, Lsat_Salinas_v11, whole genome shotgun sequence genome harbors these coding sequences:
- the LOC111900504 gene encoding receptor-like protein 7: MAPYMNHFNLLQTISLLYFLFTLTCLGSSLSHDKECSALFQFKQSLIHQDDETLCGASWFQTFHSWKPTSNASNARFDCCSWYGVECSNEHEYGHVIGLDLRECSLCGHINSTSAIFSLVHLQSLNLAMNNFFESQIPSEIAHLKQLRSLDLSDSGFGGQVPNEISQLMQLSSLDLSMNPLKLQSPNGFKNLVQNLTGLEELHLSGVDISSSVPHFLANFSSLRSIRLQNCLLENEFPAGIFQLQKLKSLDLSFNTNLTGAFSEFHNSSLLELVMIHSTSFSGIVPESISNLNNLSVLSLGDCSFSGHIPGSLSNMTKLTYLSLGNNKFTGFVPSLVSLSKLIILDLNGNRFDKGALPNWLGMLAELNQLLVYNMDIHGEITPFLANLTKLRSLGMGNNSLAGHIPSCFFNLTQLEELDLQENQLQGPISSSFSNLKSLQILHFRYNNFSGSVDLDTFLGLNKLETLVLGHNMISLVATNNYTISTLPHLKQLELSSCNLKEFPGFLRFQNKIELLSLDSNKIDGLVPVWIWNNSKETLLAIDLSNNYITGFDQHPQVLQWGHLEEFDIMHNQVQGPLPVPPQTTVIYVASENNLTGEIPPLICEVKSLQVLALASNNMSGTLPPCFGILSNSLLALDLAGNNFHGIMMNAFMHGSPLETIGLSKNRFTGELPRSLTNCTNLEFLNLGDNSFHDLFPSWLGNLPNLQVLMLQSNKFYGPIQSSTTVLSQFPKLRIIDLSNNNFNGQLHPKYFQTWNAMRSVNDSESSVMELDLSLKSFTEKATYSMTMIYKGVRRNYEKILTIFTAIDLSCNKFEGEIPHSLEDLRGLESLNLSNNHFTGRVMKSLGYLKNLESLDLSQNELSGEIPQELVQLNFLSIFNVSFNHLDGHIPQGQQFSTFEDDSYMGNPGLCGKPLSNECQHSKGSILPPASSMSETESLLPRERIDWIFVFCGVGSGLVVGVVIGNFLYERYKDRFTKTKDKWVRPLPNTRRNQGGIIFSRSKGKEKM; the protein is encoded by the exons ATGGCTCCATATATGAATCATTTCAACTTGTTGCAAACCATCTCCCTTTTATACTTTTTGTTCACACTCACCTGCCTTGGATCATCCCTAAGCCATGATAAGGAATGCTCAGCCTTGTTTCAGTTTAAGCAAAGCTTAATTCATCAAGATGATGAAACGCTTTGTGGTGCTAGTTGGTTTCAAACATTCCACTCCTGGAAGCCCACCAGTAATGCATCAAATGCTCGTTTTGATTGTTGTTCGTGGTATGGGGTGGAGTGCAGCAATGAGCATGAGTATGGTCATGTCATTGGCCTTGATTTGCGCGAATGCTCTCTTTGTGGGCATATTAATTCTACCAGCGCCATCTTCAGTCTTGTTCATCTTCAAAGCCTAAACCTTGCCATGAACAATTTTTTTGAATCTCAAATCCCATCTGAGATTGCTCATCTAAAGCAATTAAGAAGCCTGGATCTCTCTGATTCTGGGTTTGGTGGCCAAGTCCCGAATGAGATATCACAGTTGATGCAATTGTCTTCCTTAGATCTGTCAATGAATCCACTAAAGCTTCAAAGTCCTAATGGCTTCAAGAATTTAGTGCAAAACTTAACAGGACTCGAAGAACTGCATCTGTCAGGGGTTGACATTAGTTCTTCTGTACCTCATTTCTTGGCCAACTTTTCTTCTTTGAGGTCAATCAGGCTACAAAACTGTTTGCTTGAAAATGAATTCCCTGCGGGCATTTTTCAGCTACAGAAGTTGAAAAGTCTTGATTTGTCATTCAATACCAATCTTACAGGTGCCTTTAGTGAATTTCATAACAGCAGCTTACTTGAACTTGTGATGATACATTCAACAAGTTTCTCCGGGATTGTACCAGAGTCCATTAGCAATCTAAACAATTTGAGTGTCTTGTCCCTTGGCGATTGCTCTTTCTCAGGGCATATTCCAGGATCACTCTCCAACATGACAAAACTCACTTACTTGTCTCTTGGTAATAATAAGTTCACAGGCTTTGTTCCTTCTTTGGTAAGTCTTTCCAAACTCATCATTTTAGATCTCAATGGTAACAGATTTGATAAGGGAGCCTTGCCCAACTGGCTTGGCATGTTGGCTGAACTTAATCAACTGCTTGTATACAATATGGACATACACGGTGAAATAACACCCTTTCTCGCAAACCTAACCAAACTTAGGTCTTTGGGAATGGGAAATAACTCTCTTGCTGGTCATATACCGTCCTGCTTTTTCAACCTCACCCAACTAGAAGAGTTAGACCTTCAAGAAAATCAATTGCAAGGACCAATTTCAAGCTCATTTTCCAACTtgaaaagtcttcaaattcttcattTTCGTTACAATAATTTCAGTGGGAGTGTAGACTTAGACACGTTCCTAGGACTCAACAAACTCGAAACTCTCGTCTTAGGTCATAACATGATATCATTAGTGGCTACCAACAACTACACCATTAGTACCTTACCACACTTGAAACAGTTAGAATTGTCATCATGTAACTTGAAGGAATTCCCTGGCTTTTTGCGCTTCCAAAATAAAATAGAACTCTTGTCTCTCGATAGCAACAAGATTGATGGCCTGGTACCGGTGTGGATCTGGAACAACAGCAAGGAAACATTACTAGCGATTGACCTTTCCAACAACTACATCACCGGCTTTGATCAGCATCCTCAAGTTCTCCAATGGGGACATCTAGAAGAATTTGACATCATGCATAATCAGGTACAAGGACCGCTTCCAGTTCCACCACAAACCACAGTTATTTATGTAGCCTCAGAAAACAATCTGACAGGAGAAATACCACCTCTGATATGTGAAGTGAAATCTCTTCAAGTGTTAGCTTTGGCATCTAACAACATGAGTGGAACTCTTCCTCCGTGTTTTGGCATCTTAAGCAATTCGTTATTGGCATTAGATCTGGCCGGAAATAACTTTCACGGCATAATGATGAATGCGTTTATGCATGGAAGCCCGTTGGAAACTATTGGTTTGAGCAAAAATCGATTTACGGGTGAGCTACCAAGATCATTGACAAATTGTACCAATTTAGAGTTTCTCAATCTTGGAGATAACTCGTTCCATGACCTCTTTCCTTCTTGGTTGGGAAATCTTCCCAACCTGCAAGTTCTTATGTTGCAGTCTAACAAATTTTATGGTCCAATTCAATCTTCAACAACTGTTTTGTCACAATTCCCTAAGTTGCGGATCATAGACCTCTCTAACAACAACTTTAATGGTCAGTTGCACCCCAAGTACTTCCAAACATGGAATGCCATGAGATCGGTTAATGATAGCGAGTCATCGGTTATGGAATTAGATTTGTCCTTAAAATCGTTCACTGAAAAGGCTACATATAGCATGACAATGATATACAAAGGTGTGAGAAGAAACTACGAAAAGATTTTAACCATATTCACGGCTATTGATCTCTCTTGTAACAAGTTTGAGGGAGAAATCCCGCATTCCCTCGAAGATCTTCGAGGCCTTGAATCACTTAATCTTTCTAACAATCATTTTACTGGGCGTGTCATGAAATCATTGGGTTACCTAAAGAATCTTGAATCTTTGGATCTTTCCCAAAACGAGCTATCCGGAGAAATTCCTCAAGAGTTGGTGCAACTCAACTTCCTTTCCATTTTCAATGTGTCGTTCAACCATCTTGATGGGCACATACCCCAAGGCCAACAATTTAGTACATTTGAAGACGACTCCTACATGGGGAATCCTGGATTATGTGGAAAACCTTTATCCAATGAATGTCAACATTCAAAGGGCTCAATACTTCCACCAGCAAGCAGTATGTCTGAGACCGAGTCTCTCCTCCCTAGAGAAAGGATTGATTGGATTTTTGTATTCTGTGGAGTTGGAAGTGGGCTGGTTGTTGGGGTTGTCATTGGAAACTTTCTATATGAAAGGTATAAAGATCGGTTCACAAAGACCAAGGACAAATGGGTAAGGCCACTTCCTAACACAAGGAGAAACCAAG GAGGTATCATATTCTCACGTTCAAAGGGAAAGGAGAAGATGTAG
- the LOC111900503 gene encoding protein transport protein SFT2 isoform X1 — protein MHKTAQSWFTGGPSQTNSDLLKQPPSLLADWNAYASSSQSNQDLDSSNLGFDLEAAVRDKVSGTFNVVSKGVRDIPGSLQSATSNVPTGKSFMTFGILLAVGIFLVFIAITVFLPVMVLVPQKFAICFTIGCALIIASFFALKGYRTQFAHMTSKERLPITLGFIGSMLGTIYVSMVLHSYVLSVFFSILQVISLSYYAISYFPGGSAGLKFFTSAITSSILRCFGRY, from the exons ATGCATAAAACGGCGCAATCGTGGTTCACCGGAGGCCCGAGCCAGACGAACAGCGATCTGCTAAAGCAACCTCCTTCTCTTCTTGCTGATTGGAACGCTTACGCATCATCTTCACAATCTAACCAAGATCTAGATTCTTCCAACCTCGGTTTCGATCTCGAAGCCGCAGTTAGGGATAAGGTTTCCGGTACTTTCAACGT AGTTTCAAAGGGAGTGAGAGACATACCTGGAAGCTTGCAATCAGCCACCAGCAATGTCCCAACTGGAAAATCCTTTATGACATTTGGCATACTTCTTGCTGTTGGGATCTTTCTTGTCTTCATTGCTATCACTGTGTTTCTACCAGTCATGGTGCTTGTTCCTCAGAAGTTTGCCATATGTTTCACTATTGGATGTGCCCTCATAATCGCTTCCTTTTTTGCCCTCAAGGGATATAGAACTCAGTTTGCACATATGACGTCTAAAGAG AGACTCCCTATTACATTGGGGTTTATTGGTAGCATGTTGGGCACCATTTATGTGTCAATGGTGCTTCACAGTTATGTTCTTTCTGTCTTCTTCTCTATtttacag GTCATCTCTTTGTCCTATTATGCAATTTCCTACTTTCCTGGAGGATCAGCTGGCTTGAAATTCTTCACTTCTGCAATTACCTCTTCAATTCTGAGATGCTTTGGGAG gtactag
- the LOC111900503 gene encoding protein transport protein SFT2 isoform X2 — translation MHKTAQSWFTGGPSQTNSDLLKQPPSLLADWNAYASSSQSNQDLDSSNLGFDLEAAVRDKVSGTFNVVSKGVRDIPGSLQSATSNVPTGKSFMTFGILLAVGIFLVFIAITVFLPVMVLVPQKFAICFTIGCALIIASFFALKGYRTQFAHMTSKERLPITLGFIGSMLGTIYVSMVLHSYVLSVFFSILQVISLSYYAISYFPGGSAGLKFFTSAITSSILRCFGR, via the exons ATGCATAAAACGGCGCAATCGTGGTTCACCGGAGGCCCGAGCCAGACGAACAGCGATCTGCTAAAGCAACCTCCTTCTCTTCTTGCTGATTGGAACGCTTACGCATCATCTTCACAATCTAACCAAGATCTAGATTCTTCCAACCTCGGTTTCGATCTCGAAGCCGCAGTTAGGGATAAGGTTTCCGGTACTTTCAACGT AGTTTCAAAGGGAGTGAGAGACATACCTGGAAGCTTGCAATCAGCCACCAGCAATGTCCCAACTGGAAAATCCTTTATGACATTTGGCATACTTCTTGCTGTTGGGATCTTTCTTGTCTTCATTGCTATCACTGTGTTTCTACCAGTCATGGTGCTTGTTCCTCAGAAGTTTGCCATATGTTTCACTATTGGATGTGCCCTCATAATCGCTTCCTTTTTTGCCCTCAAGGGATATAGAACTCAGTTTGCACATATGACGTCTAAAGAG AGACTCCCTATTACATTGGGGTTTATTGGTAGCATGTTGGGCACCATTTATGTGTCAATGGTGCTTCACAGTTATGTTCTTTCTGTCTTCTTCTCTATtttacag GTCATCTCTTTGTCCTATTATGCAATTTCCTACTTTCCTGGAGGATCAGCTGGCTTGAAATTCTTCACTTCTGCAATTACCTCTTCAATTCTGAGATGCTTTGGGAGGTGA